The stretch of DNA GCGCGCGGCTCGCCGCCCTCGACGACCAGATCCTCGACGTCGAGGACCGGATCGGCATCGCCGAGGCCGAGTTGCTCAGCACCCTCGACCGCTCCGCCAAGGCCGCGGTGGCGGAGGCCGCCAAACAGGTCTCGGCGGTGACGGCGTTGAGCCCGCGGGCGATCGTCGATGTCGGCTTCGTGATCTTCGCGGCCGTGCGGCTCTTGCGCCGCATCGCCACCATCTATGGCGGCCGGCCCGGCCTGTTCGGCTTCCTGCGCCTCGCCCGGGCGGCGCTCGCCCATCTCGCCGTCACCGGCAGCGTCGCGGTCGGCGACAGCCTGGTGCAATCGGTGCTGGGCCTCGGCGTCGCCGCGCGGATCTCGGCGAAGCTCGGGGAGGGGGTGCTGAACGGGTTGATGACGGCGCGGTTCGGGCTGGCGGCTCTGGCGGTGTGCCGGCCGCTGCCGTTCACCCGGGAGCCGGCGCCGCGGTTGGGGGATGTGGCGGGGGAGTTGGTGCGGGGTGGCGAGGAGCGGGAGGCCTCACGGTAGGGCACTGCTCCCATCGCCGCCGATCCGCTCCGCCGCGAACCTCTCCCGCAACCAAGCCGCCGCCGGCCCGCACGGCCGCTGCTTGTGCCACACCAGTTCCAGCGCGATCGGCCAATCCCCCTGGTCGAACTGCAGATCCGGCGTGACGAGGTACGGCGCGGTTA from Methylobacterium aquaticum encodes:
- a CDS encoding TIGR01620 family protein, coding for MTNPPTHKPRAFRLPPAGTPEAPAAPPPPGTETALADGVRMVEEPFEIVEAADGVAVPVAPRARAPWATLLLSALGGLASLGIGLAIERLIADLFSAAPWLGILALVLLAVAVVALAAIVWREVAGVLRERRIEALREEALDALRSRDHSAAKAVVRQLSGLYAERPAMSAARARLAALDDQILDVEDRIGIAEAELLSTLDRSAKAAVAEAAKQVSAVTALSPRAIVDVGFVIFAAVRLLRRIATIYGGRPGLFGFLRLARAALAHLAVTGSVAVGDSLVQSVLGLGVAARISAKLGEGVLNGLMTARFGLAALAVCRPLPFTREPAPRLGDVAGELVRGGEEREASR